A single region of the Brassica rapa cultivar Chiifu-401-42 chromosome A03, CAAS_Brap_v3.01, whole genome shotgun sequence genome encodes:
- the LOC103859468 gene encoding peroxisomal 2,4-dienoyl-CoA reductase: MESPFKPDVLKGKVALITGGGSGIGFEISTQFGKHGASIAIMGRRKQVLDAAVSDLRSLGIAAIGLEGDVRKPEDARRVVESAYQHFGRIDILINAAAGNFLSAAEDLSTNGFRTVLDIDAVGTFNMCHEALKYLKKGGPGRDSSTGGGSIINISATLHYTASWYQIHVSAAKAAVDATTRNLALEWGTDYEIRVNGIAPGPIGGTPGMSKLVPDEIQNKTRELMPLYKLGEKWDIAMAALYLSGDTGKYVNGLTMVVDGGLWLSKPRHLAKEAVKELSRVVEKRSRAKPVGLPTSKL; the protein is encoded by the exons ATGGAATCTCCGTTCAAGCCTGATGTCCTCAAAGGCAAGGTTGCTCTCATCACGGGAGGCGGATCCGGCATCGGTTTCGAGATCTCCACTCAGTTCGGGAAACATGGAGCTTCCATCGCCATCATGGGACGCCGTAAACAAGTCCTCGACGCCGCCGTCTCCGACCTCCGATCTCTCGGGATTGCG GCTATTGGATTGGAAGGTGATGTTCGTAAGCCAGAGGATGCAAGAAGAGTCGTGGAATCAGCTTATCAGCACTTCGGTAGGATTGATATTCTCATTAACGCAGCCGCCGGAAATTTTCTCTCGGCGGCTGAGGATTTGTCCACCAATGGCTTCCGTACAG TTTTAGATATTGATGCAGTAGGAACGTTCAACATGTGCCATGAAGCACTCAAGTACCTTAAGAAAGGAGGGCCTGGTAGAGACTCATCAACCGGCGGTGGTTCGATTATCAACATAAGCGCTACTCTGCACTACACTGCTTCTTGGTACCAAATACATGTTTCTGCAGCCAAG GCAGCAGTTGATGCTACGACGAGGAACTTGGCATTGGAGTGGGGAACTGACTACGAGATCAGAGTGAACGGGATTGCGCCAGGCCCTATCGGAGGCACGCCTGGAATGAGTAAGCTTGTACCTGACGAGATCCAAAACAAAACTCGAGAGTTGATGCCTCTGTATAAACTCGGTGAGAAGTGGGATATCGCCATGGCTGCACTCTACCTCAGCGGTGATACTG GGAAGTATGTCAACGGTTTAACAATGGTGGTAGATGGAGGATTGTGGCTTAGCAAGCCTCGCCATTTGGCGAAAGAAGCTGTGAAGGAACTATCACGTGTTGTGGAGAAGAGGTCTAGGGCCAAGCCTGTTGGTCTGCCGACCAGCAAACTTTAA